One window of Equus caballus isolate H_3958 breed thoroughbred chromosome 3, TB-T2T, whole genome shotgun sequence genomic DNA carries:
- the NUDT21 gene encoding cleavage and polyadenylation specificity factor subunit 5, with amino-acid sequence MSVVPPNRSQTGWPRGVNQFGNKYIQQTKPLTLERTINLYPLTNYTFGTKEPLYEKDSSVAARFQRMREEFDKIGMRRTVEGVLIVHEHRLPHVLLLQLGTTFFKLPGGELNPGEDEVEGLKRLMTEILGRQDGVLQDWVIDDCIGNWWRPNFEPPQYPYIPAHITKPKEHKKLFLVQLQEKALFAVPKNYKLVAAPLFELYDNAPGYGPIISSLPQLLSRFNFIYN; translated from the exons ATGTCCGTGGTGCCGCCCAATCGCTCGCAGACCGGCTGGCCCCGGGGGGTCAACCAGTTCGGCAACAAGTACATCCAGCAGACCAAGCCCCTCACGCTGGAGCGCACCATCAACCT GTACCCTCTTACCAATTATACTTTTGGTACAAAGGAGCCCCTCTATGAGAAGGACAGCTCTGTTGCAGCCAGATTTCAGCGCATGAGGGAGGAATTTGATAAAATTGGCATGAGGAGGACTGTAGAAGGGGTTCTGATTGTCCATGAGCACCGGCTGCCCCACGTGCTACTGCTGCAGCTTGGAACAACTTTCTTCAAATT ACCTGGTGGTGAACTTAACCCAGGAGAAGATGAAGTTGAAGGACTAAAACGCTTAATGACAGAG ATACTGGGTCGTCAAGATGGAGTCCTGCAAGACTGGGTCATTGATGACTGCATTGGTAACTGGTGGAGACCAAATTTTGAACCTCCTCAG TATCCATATATTCCTGCACATATTACAAAACCTAAGGAGCATAAGAAGTTGTTTTTGGTCCAACTTCAAGAGAAAG ccttgTTTGCAGTCCCTAAAAATTACAAGCTGGTAGCTGCACCATTGTTTGAATTGTATGACAATGCACCAGGATATGGACCCATCATTTCTAGTCTCCCTCAGCTTTTGAGCAG ATTCAATTTTATATACAACTGA